In Herbinix luporum, a single window of DNA contains:
- the trpD gene encoding anthranilate phosphoribosyltransferase yields MIQEAINQLLKKEDLSLDMAKSVMSEIMAGKASNAQIASYITALRMKGETIDEITACAMVMREYGIKLNHGMDVLDIVGTGGDGANTFNISTISSLIISAAGIPVAKHGNRSVSSKCGSADVLEALGVNIEIPVEKSEQILKEIGICFMFAPIYHSSMKYAAPVRKELGVRTIFNILGPLASPARANLQLLGVYDENLVEPMARVLANLGIKRAMVVHGHDGLDEVTLTTKTTICEVNNKTLNSFFLDPKQLGFDYCDAEDLVGGNPIDNADIALRILRGEKGPKRDIVLLNSAVCLYMTYNNITLRECVKMAAEIIDSGKAMEQLDKFIRMTNSSL; encoded by the coding sequence ATGATACAAGAAGCTATAAATCAATTATTAAAAAAAGAAGATTTAAGCCTGGACATGGCAAAAAGTGTAATGAGTGAAATAATGGCTGGAAAAGCAAGCAATGCTCAGATAGCCAGTTACATAACTGCCCTAAGGATGAAAGGGGAAACCATAGATGAAATTACAGCCTGTGCCATGGTTATGCGGGAATATGGAATAAAATTAAATCATGGCATGGATGTTTTGGATATTGTAGGAACCGGCGGTGACGGAGCAAATACTTTTAATATATCTACTATTTCCTCTCTAATAATCTCCGCCGCCGGTATTCCGGTGGCAAAGCACGGTAACCGAAGTGTTTCTAGTAAATGCGGCAGTGCCGATGTCCTTGAAGCCTTGGGAGTTAATATAGAAATTCCTGTGGAAAAGAGTGAGCAAATATTAAAGGAAATTGGTATATGTTTTATGTTCGCACCGATATATCATTCCTCTATGAAATATGCAGCCCCCGTAAGAAAAGAACTGGGAGTAAGAACTATCTTTAATATATTAGGACCTTTAGCAAGCCCTGCCCGTGCAAATTTGCAACTGCTTGGAGTCTATGATGAAAACCTAGTTGAGCCTATGGCAAGAGTATTAGCCAATTTAGGGATAAAAAGAGCCATGGTGGTTCATGGACATGATGGCCTTGATGAAGTAACCTTAACCACAAAGACAACCATATGTGAAGTAAATAATAAAACTCTTAATAGTTTTTTCTTAGATCCAAAGCAGCTGGGATTTGACTATTGTGATGCAGAGGATTTGGTGGGAGGAAATCCTATTGATAATGCAGATATTGCCCTTAGAATTTTGCGAGGAGAAAAGGGACCAAAAAGAGATATAGTACTTCTTAACAGTGCTGTCTGTTTATACATGACCTATAATAATATCACCTTACGGGAATGTGTTAAAATGGCAGCGGAAATTATAGACAGCGGCAAGGCCATGGAGCAACTAGATAAGTTTATTCGAATGACAAATTCAAGTTTATAG
- a CDS encoding anthranilate synthase component II produces MILIIDNYDSFTYNILHLAGPGKEVKVVRNDITLDEIKKLAPSHIIISSGPGSLRNSGINKDLINHFKGKIPIMGIGLGHLIICEVFGAKITRTKKIIHGKQSYIHIANGSQIFWGLPPIIKAGRYQSLTMDRDTIKDDLLIIAEDEAGRLMGVKHRKYEIYGLLFHPESILTPHGDKIIENFLNIGG; encoded by the coding sequence ATGATTCTTATAATAGATAACTATGATAGTTTCACCTATAATATCTTACATTTGGCCGGACCAGGTAAAGAGGTTAAGGTAGTAAGAAATGATATAACTTTGGATGAGATAAAAAAACTTGCCCCTTCCCATATAATTATATCCTCGGGTCCGGGAAGTTTAAGGAATTCAGGAATAAATAAGGATTTGATTAATCATTTTAAAGGTAAGATACCTATTATGGGGATAGGCCTTGGACATCTGATTATATGTGAAGTCTTTGGTGCCAAGATTACCAGAACAAAAAAAATTATCCACGGAAAACAAAGTTATATTCATATAGCCAATGGCAGTCAAATATTTTGGGGGCTTCCTCCAATTATAAAAGCCGGCAGATACCAATCTTTAACCATGGATAGGGATACCATAAAGGATGATTTGCTGATTATAGCAGAGGATGAGGCAGGAAGATTAATGGGTGTAAAACATAGAAAGTATGAAATCTATGGTCTTTTATTTCATCCGGAATCAATTTTAACACCCCATGGAGATAAAATCATTGAAAATTTCCTTAATATCGGAGGATGA
- the trpE gene encoding anthranilate synthase component I, which yields MISPTCNEIEALAKEYSVIPICKEMYADVITPITLLRKLSNVSEQYFLLESVEGGERWGRYSFLGFDPVIEVKCKNGLITQTRGQETVEINNVDPFEYLREMLDKYKAPRLVKLPPFTGGLVGYFSYEMIKYTEGTLTLKENDLYDFDLMLFDKVIAYDHLKQKISIIVNMKTDKVMENYGKALTFIERIVKLIYEPLPIKQPDKNRKIDFTCNLNKEEYCRMVEQAKKYILEGDIYQAVISRRFEADYKDSLINAYRVLRTLNPSPYMVYLKNQSLELMVSSPETLVRVNQRKVTTLPIAGSRPRGKDHEEDMALETELLNDEKEIAEHNMLVDLARNDIGQVSKIDSVNTVRYMDIKKYSRIMHIVSEVEGELEEGKDMIDAIKALLPAGTLSGAPKIRACEIIDELENMPRGIYGGAIGYIDFTGNMDTCIAIRMAVKKDNKVYVQAGAGIVADSVAEKEYEESQNKANAVIESILKAGEVDIYDSYNR from the coding sequence ATGATTAGTCCTACATGTAATGAAATTGAAGCTTTAGCAAAAGAGTATAGCGTAATTCCTATTTGTAAGGAGATGTATGCTGATGTTATTACTCCAATTACCTTACTTAGAAAGCTATCTAATGTTAGCGAACAGTATTTTTTGTTAGAAAGTGTAGAGGGAGGAGAACGATGGGGAAGATATTCTTTCCTGGGATTTGATCCGGTTATAGAGGTAAAATGCAAAAATGGACTTATTACACAAACTAGGGGCCAGGAGACTGTTGAGATTAATAATGTGGATCCCTTTGAGTATCTTAGGGAAATGCTGGATAAATATAAAGCCCCAAGGCTTGTAAAACTCCCCCCTTTTACGGGAGGACTGGTGGGATACTTTTCCTATGAAATGATTAAGTACACAGAAGGTACCCTTACTTTAAAGGAAAATGATTTATATGATTTTGATCTTATGCTCTTTGATAAAGTTATTGCCTATGACCATTTAAAGCAAAAAATAAGCATTATTGTGAATATGAAGACCGATAAGGTTATGGAAAACTACGGTAAAGCTTTAACCTTTATTGAGCGGATAGTCAAACTAATTTATGAACCCTTACCGATAAAGCAGCCTGATAAGAATAGAAAGATTGATTTTACTTGTAATCTGAATAAGGAAGAATACTGTAGGATGGTGGAGCAGGCTAAAAAATATATCCTAGAGGGGGATATCTATCAAGCAGTAATTTCAAGGAGATTTGAGGCTGATTATAAAGACAGCTTAATAAATGCTTACAGAGTGTTAAGAACCTTAAACCCTTCTCCTTATATGGTTTATCTAAAGAATCAAAGCCTTGAACTTATGGTATCTTCCCCTGAAACCTTGGTTCGGGTAAATCAAAGGAAGGTTACCACCTTACCTATTGCAGGTTCAAGACCTAGAGGAAAAGACCATGAGGAAGATATGGCACTTGAGACTGAACTTTTAAATGACGAGAAGGAAATAGCCGAACATAATATGCTGGTAGATTTGGCAAGAAACGATATTGGCCAGGTGTCAAAGATTGATTCGGTAAATACGGTTAGGTATATGGATATAAAAAAATATTCGAGAATTATGCATATAGTATCGGAAGTAGAAGGGGAACTGGAAGAAGGAAAAGATATGATTGACGCTATAAAAGCTCTGCTTCCCGCAGGTACCCTTTCCGGTGCACCAAAAATTCGAGCCTGTGAAATTATTGATGAACTGGAGAATATGCCAAGAGGTATATATGGGGGAGCCATAGGCTATATAGATTTTACCGGCAATATGGATACCTGTATAGCTATTCGTATGGCGGTAAAAAAAGATAATAAAGTTTATGTTCAGGCCGGAGCCGGAATTGTGGCAGACAGTGTGGCGGAAAAAGAATATGAAGAAAGCCAAAATAAAGCCAATGCTGTCATAGAGTCAATTCTTAAGGCCGGGGAGGTGGATATATATGATTCTTATAATAGATAA
- the sigK gene encoding RNA polymerase sporulation sigma factor SigK: MIVMNHWALRVLIFVKSFPKPLSTKEESDYLIRCKAGDKEARDKLIEHNLRLVAHIVKKYNMADKETDDLISIGTIGLIKAIDTFDGEKGIRLATYASRCIDNELLMMLRSNKRLNKEVYLYDPIGSDREGNEINLLDIIEEADVDIVENIVLEEDIKKLYSVIDKVLTDREKEIISLRYGLVNKKEVTQREIANKLGISRSYVSRIEKKALKKLRECFE; encoded by the coding sequence ATGATAGTAATGAATCATTGGGCATTGAGGGTGCTTATCTTCGTGAAATCATTTCCAAAGCCGTTAAGTACTAAAGAAGAGTCTGACTATCTGATACGATGCAAAGCCGGTGACAAAGAAGCCAGAGATAAATTAATAGAACACAATTTAAGATTAGTGGCTCATATAGTGAAAAAGTACAATATGGCAGATAAGGAAACAGATGATTTAATATCGATTGGCACAATAGGTTTGATTAAAGCTATCGATACTTTTGACGGTGAGAAAGGAATTCGTCTGGCAACATATGCCTCTCGTTGTATTGATAATGAACTTCTTATGATGTTAAGAAGTAATAAGCGGTTAAATAAGGAAGTATATTTATATGATCCCATAGGATCAGATAGAGAAGGCAACGAAATCAATCTGTTGGATATAATAGAAGAGGCGGATGTTGATATTGTAGAAAATATTGTTCTGGAAGAGGATATAAAAAAGCTGTATAGTGTTATAGATAAAGTCTTAACAGATAGGGAAAAGGAAATTATATCCCTACGCTATGGACTGGTTAATAAAAAAGAAGTAACCCAGAGAGAAATCGCTAATAAACTGGGCATTTCTAGAAGTTATGTCAGTCGGATTGAGAAAAAAGCATTGAAAAAACTGCGAGAATGCTTTGAATAA
- a CDS encoding peptidase U32 family protein → MSYNKKKPELLIPAGNLETLKTAVIYGADAIYIGGDMYGLRAKAKNFSMEDMKEGIAFAHKHNKKVYVTANITAHNQDLDGIRRYFKELVAFGQDRPDALIISDPGVFTIAKEEAPDIEIHISTQANNTNYASYNFWYGLGAKRVVSARELSLKEIAELRANIPEDMEIETFVHGAMCIAYSGRCLLSNYFTGRDANLGECTHSCRWKYHLVEEKRPGEYVPIEENERGTYIFNSKDLCMIEYIPQLVEAGINSFKVEGRMKTALYVATIARTYRKAIDDYFTNQELYEKNKPFYMEEVSKGVNRQFTTGFFFGKPGHKDQIYDRNTYDKAYTYLGTIWGEKDGLYNLEQKNKFSVGEEIEVIRPNGDTLQVTVNRITDEEGNDMDSCPHPRQSIYIDLGVKLYQYDILRRKEEL, encoded by the coding sequence ATGTCTTACAATAAAAAAAAGCCGGAGCTATTAATTCCGGCAGGTAATTTAGAGACCCTTAAAACCGCAGTGATATATGGGGCAGATGCCATATATATTGGCGGTGATATGTATGGACTTCGTGCCAAAGCAAAGAATTTTTCCATGGAAGATATGAAAGAAGGAATCGCATTTGCCCATAAACATAATAAAAAGGTATATGTAACTGCCAATATCACTGCCCATAATCAAGATCTTGATGGCATAAGAAGATATTTTAAGGAATTAGTGGCATTTGGACAGGATAGACCGGATGCTTTAATAATATCGGATCCGGGAGTATTTACTATTGCAAAGGAAGAAGCCCCAGATATAGAAATTCATATCAGTACTCAGGCAAATAATACCAATTATGCAAGCTATAATTTCTGGTATGGCCTTGGGGCAAAAAGGGTGGTTTCTGCCAGGGAACTGTCACTTAAAGAGATAGCGGAACTTAGGGCAAATATCCCTGAGGATATGGAGATTGAAACCTTTGTTCACGGGGCTATGTGTATAGCCTATTCGGGTCGTTGCCTCTTAAGCAATTATTTTACCGGAAGGGATGCAAACCTTGGTGAATGTACCCATTCATGCAGGTGGAAATATCATCTGGTTGAGGAAAAAAGACCCGGTGAATATGTTCCCATAGAGGAAAATGAACGGGGAACTTATATATTTAATTCAAAGGATTTGTGTATGATTGAATATATACCCCAGTTGGTTGAAGCAGGAATTAATAGTTTTAAGGTAGAAGGCAGGATGAAAACTGCTTTATATGTAGCAACAATTGCCAGAACTTATAGAAAAGCTATTGATGATTACTTTACCAATCAGGAACTTTATGAAAAAAATAAGCCCTTTTATATGGAGGAAGTATCAAAGGGGGTAAATCGTCAATTTACTACCGGCTTCTTCTTTGGCAAGCCCGGTCATAAGGATCAAATATATGATCGTAATACCTATGATAAGGCTTATACTTATCTGGGAACCATATGGGGAGAAAAAGATGGCTTATATAATCTAGAACAAAAAAATAAATTTTCTGTCGGTGAGGAGATTGAGGTAATAAGGCCTAATGGTGATACCCTACAAGTTACTGTAAATAGAATTACCGATGAGGAAGGAAATGATATGGATAGCTGTCCTCATCCAAGGCAAAGTATCTATATTGATCTGGGTGTTAAGCTTTATCAATATGATATCTTAAGAAGAAAAGAAGAGCTATAA
- a CDS encoding O-methyltransferase, whose translation MITKERITAYINSLDKDLPPKLYKLEQEALKNKVPIIRKETQGVIRFLLNLQKPRRILEVGTAIGFSALFMSEYSPRDCKITTIEKVPMRLIEARKNLANKDFPQRDKIQLKEGDAFDILSNLVEAKESYDFIFLDAAKAQYMNFLPNLMKLLEEGGLLITDNVLQDGTVINSRYSITRRDRTIHGRMREYLYTITHMEELETIILPVGDGVSISYKKS comes from the coding sequence ATGATTACTAAAGAAAGAATCACAGCATATATAAATTCCTTGGACAAAGATCTTCCCCCCAAGCTTTATAAGCTTGAACAGGAAGCCCTAAAAAACAAGGTTCCCATAATTAGAAAGGAAACCCAAGGAGTAATACGCTTTTTATTAAATTTGCAAAAACCAAGACGTATCTTAGAGGTCGGAACTGCCATTGGCTTTTCCGCCCTCTTTATGAGTGAGTATTCTCCAAGGGACTGTAAGATTACCACTATAGAGAAGGTTCCTATGCGTCTAATAGAAGCCAGAAAAAATCTGGCCAACAAAGACTTTCCCCAACGGGACAAAATTCAGTTAAAAGAAGGGGATGCTTTCGATATACTAAGTAATTTAGTAGAGGCTAAAGAATCCTATGACTTTATATTTTTAGATGCCGCAAAGGCTCAATATATGAATTTTCTCCCAAATCTAATGAAGCTTTTGGAAGAAGGGGGCCTTCTTATAACCGATAATGTCCTACAGGACGGAACGGTCATTAATTCCAGATACAGCATAACCAGAAGGGACAGAACCATTCATGGGAGAATGAGAGAATATCTTTATACAATTACCCATATGGAGGAATTGGAGACAATTATACTGCCCGTAGGAGATGGTGTATCAATCAGTTACAAGAAATCATAA
- a CDS encoding endolytic transglycosylase MltG: MATSSTSNKMTLKLSRLILRFLLNITFVILVLILVIYGSRAAFDFTYQLYGPVTVDREPGRTVPIQINKGESSMDVASKLELNRIIVNKNSFYFKLKLQNRVIMPGTYEVNSSMTYDEILDIITDYSKSIVQNEETDSE, translated from the coding sequence ATGGCTACTTCATCAACATCTAATAAAATGACATTAAAACTATCAAGGCTTATCTTGCGGTTTCTTTTAAATATAACATTTGTTATTTTAGTTTTGATACTTGTTATATACGGCAGCCGGGCAGCATTTGATTTCACATATCAGCTGTATGGTCCTGTAACTGTGGACCGGGAGCCGGGAAGAACTGTCCCTATACAGATAAATAAGGGAGAATCTTCCATGGACGTTGCCAGCAAACTTGAGTTAAATCGTATTATAGTAAACAAGAATTCTTTCTATTTCAAGTTAAAGCTGCAAAATAGGGTTATTATGCCGGGAACATATGAGGTGAACTCCTCAATGACCTATGATGAGATTCTTGATATTATTACTGATTATTCTAAATCTATAGTCCAAAATGAAGAAACTGATAGTGAGTGA
- a CDS encoding ribonuclease J yields the protein MIPLGGLEKIGMNITAIEYEDTIIVIDCGLSFPEDEMLGIDFIIPDVTYLKENIEKVKGFVITHGHEDHIGALPYILKDINVPVYATKLTTAIIENKLKDHNLLKATKRKVIKYGQSINLGCFRIEFVRTNHSIADAAALAIFTPAGIIFHTGDFKIDYTPVFGEPIDLQRIGEIGKKGVLALMCDSTNAERSGYTMSESTVGKTFDSIFADYNKQRIIVATFASNVDRVQQIVNSAVKYGRKVVIEGRSMINIVTTASELGYINIPDGVLIDIEHMKNYTDDQLVLITTGSQGESMAALSRMAASIHRKVVIKPGDVVILSSTPIPGNEKSVSRVINELSMKGAKVIYQDTHVSGHACQEEIKLIYALTKPKYAIPVHGEYRHLIRHAEVAQMMGLPKENIFLLSSGDVLSITEDSAAVTDEVTSQGILVDGLGIGDVGNIVLRDRQMLSENGLLIVVISLEKGTNQILAGPDIVSRGFVYVREAENLMEEAREIVEKALDKCLSKSYTDWNKIKTEIKDSLNDFIWKKTKRTPMILPIIMEV from the coding sequence ATTATTCCCCTAGGCGGTCTTGAAAAAATAGGTATGAATATTACCGCCATAGAATATGAAGATACAATTATTGTTATAGATTGTGGCTTATCATTTCCTGAAGATGAGATGTTAGGAATAGATTTTATAATTCCTGATGTTACTTATTTGAAGGAAAATATTGAAAAGGTTAAAGGGTTTGTTATTACACATGGACATGAGGATCATATTGGAGCCTTGCCTTATATATTAAAAGATATAAATGTACCGGTTTATGCTACTAAATTGACAACAGCAATTATTGAAAATAAACTAAAAGATCATAATCTACTAAAGGCTACCAAACGAAAAGTAATAAAATACGGTCAATCAATTAATTTGGGATGTTTTAGAATTGAGTTTGTAAGAACAAATCATAGTATTGCAGATGCTGCGGCACTGGCTATCTTTACACCGGCAGGAATTATATTCCACACGGGGGATTTTAAGATAGATTATACTCCGGTATTCGGTGAACCTATAGATCTTCAAAGGATCGGTGAAATCGGTAAAAAAGGGGTATTAGCCCTTATGTGTGACAGTACCAATGCAGAAAGATCCGGTTATACTATGTCAGAAAGTACAGTGGGCAAGACCTTTGATAGTATATTTGCCGATTATAATAAACAAAGAATTATTGTTGCAACCTTTGCTTCTAATGTAGATAGGGTTCAGCAGATTGTAAATTCTGCAGTAAAGTATGGAAGAAAAGTGGTAATAGAAGGCCGCAGTATGATTAATATTGTAACTACCGCTTCTGAACTGGGATATATTAATATACCAGACGGAGTATTGATTGATATAGAACACATGAAGAATTATACTGATGACCAATTGGTACTGATAACCACAGGAAGCCAAGGTGAATCCATGGCAGCTCTTTCTAGAATGGCTGCTTCTATTCATAGAAAAGTAGTTATCAAGCCGGGAGATGTGGTAATATTAAGCTCCACACCTATTCCCGGTAATGAAAAGTCAGTATCTAGGGTAATTAATGAATTGTCTATGAAGGGAGCAAAGGTAATATACCAGGATACCCATGTATCAGGTCATGCCTGCCAAGAGGAGATTAAATTAATCTATGCACTTACAAAGCCCAAATATGCAATTCCTGTCCATGGTGAGTATAGACACTTAATCCGCCATGCGGAAGTGGCACAGATGATGGGGCTTCCCAAGGAAAATATATTCCTATTGTCATCCGGTGACGTTCTTTCTATAACAGAAGATAGTGCAGCAGTTACTGATGAGGTTACATCCCAAGGTATTTTGGTTGACGGACTTGGAATCGGTGATGTGGGTAATATAGTACTTCGTGACCGTCAGATGCTATCAGAAAATGGCCTGTTAATTGTGGTAATATCCCTAGAAAAAGGTACTAATCAGATACTTGCAGGTCCCGATATAGTCTCTAGGGGCTTTGTATATGTCAGAGAAGCAGAAAATCTTATGGAAGAGGCAAGAGAGATAGTAGAAAAAGCACTGGATAAATGTCTAAGTAAATCATATACCGATTGGAATAAAATCAAGACAGAAATTAAGGATTCACTCAACGACTTTATCTGGAAGAAAACGAAGAGAACCCCTATGATTCTTCCGATAATCATGGAGGTTTAG
- a CDS encoding Fur family transcriptional regulator, producing the protein MPNNQEQFKDLLRTNGLKVTYQRIAILEVLSNRPGEHLTAEEIYDLVKAEYPDIGLATVYRTIQLLSDLNLIDKLNLDDGYVRYEIGRKNREECHHHHHLICLECGNIYAFQDDLLENLEERIKETLGFEVEDHEVKLYGHCKECINEKA; encoded by the coding sequence ATGCCTAATAATCAGGAACAATTCAAGGATTTACTAAGGACGAACGGACTTAAGGTAACATATCAAAGGATTGCGATACTTGAAGTTTTAAGCAATAGGCCGGGAGAACACCTAACTGCAGAAGAAATTTATGATTTGGTTAAGGCAGAATACCCGGATATTGGACTTGCAACTGTATATCGTACTATTCAATTGTTATCGGATTTAAATCTTATTGATAAACTTAACTTAGATGATGGATATGTAAGATATGAAATTGGCAGAAAGAATCGTGAAGAGTGCCACCATCATCATCATTTAATATGCCTTGAATGTGGAAATATTTATGCTTTCCAGGATGATCTTTTGGAGAATTTGGAAGAACGTATAAAGGAAACTCTAGGATTTGAGGTTGAGGATCATGAAGTAAAACTATATGGACACTGTAAGGAATGCATAAATGAAAAAGCCTAA
- a CDS encoding DUF1292 domain-containing protein, with protein sequence MGNRPNEIVFTTQDDEEVVFQVIEQTRLGGVDYLLVSTTDGDEEEALILKDISKDADTEAVYDIVDDDMEFAMAAEIFKELLDDIELY encoded by the coding sequence ATGGGCAACAGGCCGAATGAAATTGTGTTTACTACACAGGACGATGAAGAAGTGGTTTTTCAGGTGATAGAACAAACCAGGCTTGGAGGCGTGGATTATCTATTGGTCAGTACCACAGATGGGGATGAAGAGGAGGCTCTCATTCTTAAAGATATATCAAAGGATGCAGATACAGAAGCTGTATATGATATAGTTGATGACGACATGGAATTTGCCATGGCAGCAGAAATTTTTAAAGAATTATTAGATGATATTGAACTTTATTAA
- the ruvX gene encoding Holliday junction resolvase RuvX — MRIMGLDYGSVTVGVAISDPLLLTAQGIEVIRRKQENKLRKTLARIDELIKEYEVSKIVVGYPKNMDNTIGERAIKSEAFADTLRRRTNLEVVLWDERLTTVAADQILSEGGLDYKKKDLVIDKIAAVLILQGYLDKLYNQAE, encoded by the coding sequence ATGGGGCTGGACTATGGTTCCGTCACTGTCGGGGTAGCAATAAGCGATCCTCTTCTTTTAACTGCCCAGGGAATTGAAGTTATACGAAGAAAACAGGAAAATAAGCTTAGAAAGACTTTAGCCAGAATCGATGAACTGATAAAAGAATATGAAGTATCAAAAATTGTTGTGGGATATCCAAAAAATATGGACAATACCATTGGTGAACGGGCAATAAAATCAGAAGCATTTGCAGATACTCTCCGTAGAAGAACGAATCTGGAAGTAGTTTTATGGGATGAGCGCCTGACAACTGTAGCCGCAGATCAGATTCTTTCAGAAGGTGGTCTGGATTATAAAAAGAAAGATTTGGTAATTGATAAGATTGCAGCAGTATTAATTCTTCAGGGATATTTGGACAAACTATATAACCAGGCGGAATGA